Proteins from a single region of Chitinophagales bacterium:
- the cadA gene encoding cadmium-translocating P-type ATPase produces MAHKHDETKIAEQEACCDLDGKLNETKVVTMPSNDDGHNHDEEEGQGIKPWLPAIASFTLLMLGIALDNWIKPTPSWFSGWVRLAWYIAAYLPVGLPVVVRGIKTAIKGDVFTEFFLMSVATIGAFYIGEYPEGVAVMLFYAVGELFQDAAVNRAKRSIKALLDVRPDSADVLRNGIYVNLPPESVKVGETIQIKVGERVPLDGEMLSEGSSFNTSALTGESKPSTFTKGETVLAGMINQEKVVELKVTKLFNDSSLARILTLVQDATTRKAKTEQFIRKFARIYTPIVVFLAIGITLIPWLFVDNYVFNTWLYRALIFLVISCPCALVISIPLGYFGGIGAASRSGILFKGSNYLDLMTKINQVVMDKTGTLTKAVFKVQEVESYDIPKDEWLPLAAALEAKSTHPVAKAVVEYAGNSIGRVQVDALEEISGHGLKGEVNGKEVLAGNVKLMDMMKVPVNDGLRTIVDTIVIVAIDRKLAGYLTIADEIKEDSKQAVDALHKLNVKTTMLSGDKQAVVNKVAKYLGIDKAYGDLLPENKVQKVEALKHDKMNVVAFVGDGINDAPVLALSDVGIAMGGLGSDAAIETADVIIQTDHPSKIATAIQIGKATTKIVWQNIGLAFGVKLIVLILGAGGLATMWEAVFADVGVAMLAILNAVRIQRMKF; encoded by the coding sequence ATGGCACATAAACATGATGAAACAAAAATTGCAGAGCAGGAAGCCTGCTGCGACCTGGATGGAAAATTAAACGAAACAAAAGTGGTGACCATGCCTAGTAATGACGACGGGCATAATCATGATGAAGAGGAAGGACAGGGAATAAAACCCTGGTTGCCTGCAATAGCCAGTTTTACACTTTTAATGCTGGGTATTGCTTTGGATAATTGGATAAAGCCAACACCGTCATGGTTTTCAGGTTGGGTTCGTCTTGCATGGTACATCGCAGCATACCTGCCTGTAGGTTTACCAGTAGTGGTAAGAGGAATAAAAACAGCTATTAAGGGTGATGTATTTACGGAATTTTTCCTGATGAGTGTGGCCACCATCGGAGCATTTTATATTGGTGAGTATCCAGAAGGTGTTGCAGTAATGCTTTTCTATGCAGTGGGAGAATTATTCCAGGATGCCGCTGTTAACCGTGCCAAAAGAAGTATTAAAGCCTTGCTGGATGTAAGGCCAGACAGCGCCGATGTGTTAAGAAATGGCATTTATGTTAATCTTCCGCCTGAGAGTGTAAAAGTTGGCGAAACCATCCAGATAAAAGTTGGTGAACGAGTTCCCCTGGATGGTGAAATGTTAAGCGAGGGTAGTTCATTTAATACTTCAGCATTAACCGGTGAAAGTAAACCTTCCACTTTTACCAAAGGGGAAACAGTACTGGCAGGAATGATTAACCAGGAAAAAGTAGTAGAGTTAAAAGTGACAAAGCTATTTAATGATTCTTCGCTTGCAAGAATATTGACCCTTGTACAAGACGCTACAACAAGAAAGGCAAAAACCGAACAATTCATCCGCAAGTTTGCAAGAATATACACCCCCATTGTTGTGTTTCTTGCTATTGGCATCACACTTATCCCCTGGTTATTTGTAGATAACTACGTATTCAATACCTGGCTGTACAGGGCCTTAATATTCTTAGTAATCAGTTGCCCCTGTGCATTGGTAATTTCTATTCCATTAGGATATTTTGGAGGTATTGGCGCAGCATCAAGGAGTGGTATTTTATTCAAAGGCTCCAACTATCTTGATTTAATGACAAAAATAAACCAGGTGGTAATGGATAAAACAGGAACACTTACCAAAGCTGTTTTTAAAGTGCAGGAAGTGGAGAGTTATGACATCCCCAAAGATGAATGGTTGCCGCTTGCTGCAGCACTGGAGGCTAAATCAACCCATCCTGTTGCAAAAGCTGTTGTTGAATATGCGGGAAATAGTATTGGTCGTGTTCAGGTAGACGCATTGGAAGAAATCAGCGGCCACGGTTTAAAAGGAGAAGTGAATGGAAAGGAAGTGCTGGCAGGTAATGTGAAGTTGATGGATATGATGAAAGTGCCGGTGAATGATGGATTAAGAACAATAGTGGATACGATTGTAATAGTGGCAATTGACAGAAAACTGGCTGGCTACTTAACCATAGCTGATGAAATAAAAGAGGATAGTAAACAAGCAGTAGATGCCTTGCACAAACTGAATGTAAAAACAACCATGCTTAGCGGCGATAAACAGGCCGTTGTAAATAAAGTAGCAAAGTATTTGGGTATTGACAAAGCCTACGGCGACCTGTTGCCTGAAAATAAAGTACAAAAAGTAGAAGCCCTTAAACATGATAAAATGAATGTAGTGGCTTTTGTAGGCGATGGTATTAATGATGCACCCGTACTTGCTTTAAGCGATGTGGGAATTGCAATGGGCGGCCTCGGCAGCGATGCTGCTATTGAGACAGCAGATGTGATTATACAAACTGACCATCCATCCAAAATTGCTACTGCCATACAAATTGGTAAAGCAACCACAAAAATTGTCTGGCAAAATATCGGGTTAGCTTTCGGTGTTAAATTAATTGTGCTGATTCTTGGAGCAGGTGGTCTTGCAACTATGTGGGAAGCTGTATTCGCCGATGTGGGAGTAGCTATGCTGGCAATATTAAATGCAGTAAGGATTCAACGAATGAAATTTTAA
- a CDS encoding MgtC/SapB family protein: MDIQIELIIVAKLLVSFLLGAFIGLDREKHGRDAGIRTYAAVCIGATLFTAVAAHLVTDVAAASRVIANIVTGVGFLGAGIIYRNSSAGTSHGLTTAATVWCTAAVGVAVGLNMFIIAIVGAIALYFLLSLHHQHWYIEWKKKMINKHNEKDNAD, translated from the coding sequence ATGGATATACAAATTGAATTAATTATTGTTGCCAAGCTTTTGGTTTCATTTCTGCTTGGTGCTTTTATCGGTCTTGACAGGGAAAAACATGGCCGTGATGCCGGAATAAGAACCTATGCTGCCGTTTGTATTGGCGCTACTTTGTTTACCGCAGTAGCAGCACATCTTGTAACTGATGTAGCCGCTGCATCACGAGTGATAGCCAATATTGTTACCGGTGTTGGTTTCCTTGGGGCTGGTATTATCTATCGAAACAGCAGTGCCGGAACATCGCATGGGTTAACAACAGCAGCCACTGTTTGGTGTACCGCAGCAGTTGGTGTGGCAGTAGGTCTCAACATGTTCATTATCGCAATTGTTGGGGCAATTGCATTGTATTTTCTGCTTTCATTACATCACCAGCATTGGTATATAGAATGGAAGAAGAAAATGATAAATAAGCATAACGAAAAAGACAACGCTGATTAA
- a CDS encoding efflux RND transporter periplasmic adaptor subunit produces the protein MKQKFLSSLVILTAATVWLSSCSSKGGAEAAPAEETKTEEADMVDLSEDQFKTVNIQYGAVEEKNLSSVIRATGVLDVPPQQLITVSSPYGGTLKSTELLQGKPVTKGEVIAVLENPEFIQLQQDYLDYKSQLVYLKEELDRQQELAKENVNAKKTLQKAGSDYNSIMARVQGLKSKLQLININPDKINPANISGRANIYAPISGYVTKVLVNIGKFVNANQELFEIVDTRHLHAELTIFEKDVPKLKIGQKIRFVLNYETKERFAEVYLIGREISAERTVRVHGHLLQEDKNLLPGMYLKAIVETGVATTTALPDKAIVQSAGKSYIFIAADETKEEKKPADAKKDETAEKHIPFKRIEVTTGVSENGYTEVILPEGFDRNSKVVVNGAYDLLSKMNNVEEEE, from the coding sequence ATGAAACAGAAATTTTTAAGTTCACTTGTTATACTCACTGCTGCCACTGTTTGGCTTTCATCCTGCTCTTCCAAAGGAGGTGCCGAAGCTGCCCCTGCAGAAGAAACTAAAACTGAAGAAGCAGATATGGTGGACCTGTCGGAAGACCAGTTTAAAACAGTCAACATACAGTATGGCGCTGTAGAAGAAAAAAACCTCAGCAGTGTTATCAGGGCAACTGGTGTGCTGGATGTACCTCCACAGCAATTGATAACTGTCTCCTCTCCTTATGGTGGTACATTAAAGAGTACTGAATTGTTGCAAGGGAAACCTGTTACAAAAGGAGAAGTAATAGCTGTATTGGAAAACCCTGAATTTATTCAGTTGCAACAAGACTACCTGGACTATAAAAGCCAGTTGGTTTACCTGAAAGAAGAATTGGACCGTCAGCAGGAATTGGCTAAAGAAAATGTAAATGCAAAGAAGACCCTGCAAAAAGCCGGCAGCGATTACAATAGTATCATGGCAAGGGTGCAGGGCTTAAAATCAAAGCTGCAACTCATCAATATTAATCCTGATAAAATCAATCCTGCAAACATCTCCGGCAGGGCAAATATTTATGCTCCTATATCAGGCTATGTTACTAAGGTATTGGTGAACATAGGCAAGTTTGTAAACGCTAACCAGGAGCTATTTGAAATTGTAGATACCCGTCACCTCCATGCAGAACTTACCATTTTTGAAAAGGATGTTCCAAAATTGAAAATTGGGCAGAAAATCCGTTTTGTGTTAAATTATGAAACTAAGGAACGTTTTGCAGAAGTGTATTTAATAGGACGTGAAATCAGTGCTGAGCGAACTGTTCGGGTGCATGGACATTTGTTGCAGGAAGATAAAAATCTGTTACCAGGCATGTACCTGAAAGCAATTGTAGAAACAGGTGTTGCTACCACTACCGCCCTGCCTGATAAAGCGATTGTGCAATCAGCAGGTAAATCTTACATTTTCATTGCAGCAGATGAGACAAAAGAAGAAAAGAAACCTGCCGATGCAAAAAAGGATGAAACTGCTGAAAAGCATATTCCGTTCAAGAGAATTGAAGTGACGACGGGTGTTTCGGAAAATGGTTATACCGAAGTGATTTTGCCTGAAGGATTTGACAGGAATAGCAAAGTAGTAGTAAATGGAGCATATGATTTATTGTCGAAGATGAACAATGTGGAAGAGGAAGAATAG
- a CDS encoding CusA/CzcA family heavy metal efflux RND transporter → MLNKIIQFSIKNKLVIGLFTLALIIWGVYSAKKLPIDAVPDITNNQVQVITLSPSLAAQEVEQLISFPVEQTMATIPEVQEIRSISRFGLSVVTVVFHDDANIYWARQQVGERLIEARNQIPNNIGNPEMAPISTGLGEIYQYVLHAKKGYENKYDAMSLRTIQDWIVRRQLLGTPGIADVSSFGGLLKQYEIALNTDKLRSYNLSIADVFNALEKNNQNTGGAYIDKKPNAYFIRSEGFIKTITDIEKIVVTRTSGGSPVLVRDIATVQLGHATQYGALTRNAEGEVVGGIVLMLKGANSSIVINSVKDKIIQIQKSLPEGVVIEPFLDRSALVSRAIGTVKTNLIEGALIVIFVLVVFLGNIRSGLIVASVIPLAMLFAIALMNMFGVSGNLMSLGAIDFGLIVDGAVIIVEATMHQLGHRKPGRMTQDQLDDEVYKSAGKMMNSAAFGQIIILIVYLPILALVGIEGKMFGPMAQTVSFAILGAFLLSLTYVPMMSALVLSKKISHKENLSDKMMKFFQRLYTPLIRGALKMKLLVVSIAVGVFIISLIIFKTLGGEFIPTLEEGDFAVETRLLTGSSLSQTIDKITQASDLLMKKFPEVKEVIGKIGASEIPTDPMPIEACDITILLKDKKEWTSAHNREELAEMMQKELEKIPGVSYGLSQPIQLRFNELISGVRQDVGIKIFGEDLDVLADLAKKIGVIVPTVKGAEDLYVEQVTGLPQIVVKLNRDKIAQFGLNVEDVNRTISAAFAGEAAGIVYEGEKRFDMVVRLEKTGRQSIDDVKGLFVAAPDGNQIPLEQVADVNLQLGPNQIQREDAKRRIIVGFNTRGRDISSVVKEMQEKIEKQVKMPPGYFITYGGQFKNLEEANKRLSVAVPVALALILLLLFFTFGSIKYSLLIFTAIPMSAIGGVFALWFRGMPFSISAGVGFIALFGVAVLNGIVLISEFNRLKKEGMTDINAIILKGTSVRLRPVLMTAMVASLGFLPMALSTGSGAEVQKPLATVVIGGLITATFLTLVVLPVLYTWFEKIKPKTKKVSATKGLASLLILFTASSFAANAQQPKTVINLNDAVTSAMKNNPLVKVGTLDISYQQQLKKTVKDYGKTNVGLTFGQYNSRIAYDNNFNINQGIPNPAYFKSLIRLSESNIKSSELQLKIYQTELAANTKTSYYQLSFWIEEIRLLKELLAIYENVLRASALRYKTGETNALENYNAESKVNEIKAQLRNADEDYRIELNRLKVFTADSSVTAIADTSLVEKQIQISFDTAAITANPTLAFIKQQIDIANREKAVEQSRLKPDFSVGYFNQSLVGYQTVNGVDKYYGAGRRFQGVNLGISIPIFARAQKEKVKAAEVNRVRREAELTNYQYNLQAELARLFGELQKQRVQINYYRNTALPQANLIITQAQKAFTAGEIGYYELTQSLNNAVIVKQEYTKLLNQYNQTVIAIEFIGGIN, encoded by the coding sequence ATGCTCAATAAAATCATTCAATTCTCCATAAAAAATAAATTGGTCATTGGCCTTTTTACACTGGCTTTAATAATATGGGGTGTTTACTCGGCAAAAAAATTGCCGATTGATGCTGTACCCGATATTACCAATAACCAGGTACAGGTAATTACGCTAAGCCCGTCATTGGCAGCACAGGAAGTAGAACAGTTAATTTCTTTTCCGGTGGAACAAACAATGGCCACCATTCCGGAGGTGCAGGAAATCCGTTCCATATCAAGGTTTGGATTATCTGTAGTTACCGTAGTATTTCATGATGATGCAAATATTTATTGGGCCCGTCAGCAAGTAGGTGAACGGCTGATAGAAGCCCGTAACCAGATACCGAATAATATCGGTAACCCGGAAATGGCTCCTATATCTACGGGATTAGGTGAAATTTATCAATATGTTTTACATGCAAAAAAAGGATATGAAAATAAATACGATGCCATGTCGCTTAGGACGATACAGGACTGGATCGTCCGTCGTCAGTTGCTTGGCACACCCGGCATTGCTGATGTAAGCAGCTTCGGCGGTCTTTTAAAGCAATATGAAATTGCATTGAATACAGATAAGCTTCGAAGCTATAATCTATCCATAGCAGATGTATTCAATGCCCTTGAAAAAAATAATCAGAATACAGGTGGAGCCTATATTGACAAAAAGCCCAATGCCTACTTTATCCGCAGCGAAGGGTTTATTAAAACCATTACCGACATTGAAAAAATTGTAGTTACAAGAACTTCCGGAGGTTCGCCTGTACTGGTCAGAGATATTGCAACGGTACAGTTGGGCCATGCCACGCAATACGGGGCATTAACCCGTAATGCAGAAGGCGAAGTAGTTGGTGGCATTGTTTTAATGCTCAAAGGAGCAAATTCCAGTATTGTAATTAATAGTGTAAAAGATAAAATAATCCAGATTCAGAAAAGCTTGCCGGAAGGTGTAGTCATTGAACCATTCCTTGACAGAAGTGCTTTAGTTAGCAGGGCAATCGGAACCGTAAAAACCAACCTTATTGAAGGGGCCTTGATTGTGATTTTTGTATTGGTTGTTTTCCTTGGCAATATTCGTTCCGGGTTGATAGTGGCTTCGGTAATTCCGCTTGCCATGCTTTTTGCTATTGCGTTGATGAACATGTTTGGTGTGTCTGGTAACCTTATGAGCTTAGGCGCTATTGACTTTGGTTTGATTGTGGATGGCGCCGTGATTATCGTGGAAGCAACCATGCATCAGTTAGGCCATCGAAAGCCCGGAAGAATGACACAAGACCAATTGGATGACGAAGTATATAAATCAGCAGGTAAAATGATGAACTCCGCTGCTTTTGGTCAAATCATTATATTAATTGTTTACCTGCCCATCCTTGCCTTGGTTGGCATTGAAGGAAAAATGTTTGGCCCGATGGCACAAACAGTTTCATTTGCTATCCTGGGTGCATTCCTACTTTCACTTACCTATGTGCCCATGATGAGTGCCCTTGTACTAAGTAAGAAAATAAGCCACAAGGAAAACCTTTCTGATAAAATGATGAAGTTTTTTCAACGGCTATATACACCACTAATACGTGGCGCACTTAAAATGAAATTGCTGGTAGTAAGTATTGCTGTTGGTGTATTTATAATCAGCCTGATTATTTTTAAAACCTTGGGTGGTGAATTTATTCCCACATTGGAAGAAGGCGATTTTGCGGTAGAAACAAGGTTATTGACAGGTAGTTCATTAAGCCAGACAATTGATAAAATAACGCAAGCTTCGGACTTATTAATGAAAAAATTTCCCGAAGTAAAAGAAGTAATTGGAAAGATTGGTGCCTCTGAGATACCGACCGACCCTATGCCCATAGAAGCATGTGATATTACCATCCTTTTAAAAGATAAAAAAGAATGGACCAGTGCACATAACCGGGAAGAACTGGCAGAAATGATGCAAAAAGAACTGGAGAAAATTCCCGGTGTTTCCTATGGGCTATCGCAGCCAATACAGCTTCGTTTTAATGAATTGATTTCAGGTGTCCGCCAGGATGTGGGTATTAAAATATTTGGGGAAGACCTGGATGTACTGGCAGACCTGGCAAAAAAAATCGGTGTTATTGTACCTACGGTAAAAGGAGCAGAAGATTTATATGTAGAACAGGTAACCGGCCTTCCACAGATTGTGGTTAAACTAAACCGGGATAAGATTGCACAGTTTGGTTTAAATGTAGAAGATGTGAACCGTACCATCAGTGCTGCTTTTGCCGGGGAAGCCGCAGGTATTGTTTATGAAGGTGAAAAAAGGTTTGACATGGTGGTGCGGTTAGAAAAAACAGGCCGCCAGAGTATTGATGATGTAAAGGGTTTATTTGTTGCGGCGCCTGATGGTAACCAGATTCCATTGGAGCAGGTAGCTGATGTCAATTTGCAGTTGGGCCCCAACCAGATACAAAGGGAAGATGCAAAACGCAGAATCATTGTAGGTTTTAATACAAGAGGAAGGGATATTTCATCAGTTGTAAAAGAAATGCAGGAAAAAATTGAGAAGCAGGTAAAAATGCCCCCTGGTTATTTTATTACTTATGGCGGGCAATTTAAAAACCTTGAGGAAGCTAACAAAAGATTATCTGTTGCAGTCCCAGTTGCATTAGCATTAATCCTGCTGCTTCTTTTCTTTACGTTTGGCTCTATCAAATATTCACTACTCATTTTTACAGCTATCCCCATGAGTGCTATTGGTGGTGTATTTGCCTTATGGTTCCGGGGTATGCCATTCAGCATTTCGGCAGGCGTTGGTTTTATCGCTTTGTTTGGTGTAGCTGTATTAAATGGTATTGTGTTAATCAGTGAATTTAACCGGCTAAAAAAAGAAGGCATGACAGATATAAATGCAATTATTTTAAAAGGAACTTCTGTAAGGTTGCGACCGGTGTTAATGACCGCAATGGTTGCATCTTTGGGATTCTTACCAATGGCATTATCTACAGGTTCCGGGGCAGAAGTTCAAAAACCGTTAGCAACGGTTGTAATAGGCGGATTGATTACGGCCACTTTTCTTACTTTGGTTGTACTACCCGTATTATATACTTGGTTTGAGAAAATTAAGCCGAAAACTAAAAAGGTGTCTGCAACTAAAGGCTTGGCCTCATTACTAATTCTGTTTACTGCCTCCTCATTTGCTGCAAATGCTCAGCAACCAAAGACAGTCATAAATCTTAATGATGCTGTTACATCAGCTATGAAGAATAATCCTTTGGTAAAAGTAGGAACGCTGGATATAAGTTACCAGCAACAATTGAAAAAAACGGTAAAGGATTACGGCAAAACAAATGTGGGTCTCACATTTGGTCAGTATAACAGCCGTATTGCTTATGATAATAATTTCAACATTAATCAAGGCATACCGAATCCTGCCTACTTCAAAAGCCTTATAAGGCTATCTGAGTCAAATATCAAAAGCAGTGAACTGCAATTGAAAATTTATCAAACTGAACTGGCGGCAAATACAAAAACATCGTACTACCAGTTAAGTTTTTGGATTGAGGAAATAAGGTTGCTGAAAGAACTGCTGGCTATTTACGAAAATGTATTAAGGGCATCGGCATTACGGTACAAAACGGGTGAAACAAATGCATTGGAAAATTATAATGCTGAAAGCAAGGTGAATGAGATAAAGGCGCAATTAAGAAATGCAGACGAAGATTACCGTATTGAATTAAACCGTCTGAAAGTCTTTACTGCAGATTCTTCAGTTACGGCCATTGCCGACACTTCACTTGTTGAAAAACAGATACAGATAAGTTTTGATACCGCTGCCATTACTGCCAACCCTACACTTGCTTTTATTAAACAACAGATTGATATTGCAAACAGAGAGAAAGCCGTTGAGCAGTCAAGATTAAAACCCGATTTCTCAGTTGGTTATTTCAACCAGTCGCTGGTTGGGTATCAAACCGTAAATGGAGTTGATAAGTATTACGGTGCAGGCCGTCGTTTCCAGGGCGTTAATTTGGGTATCAGCATTCCCATATTTGCCAGGGCACAAAAAGAAAAAGTAAAAGCGGCAGAAGTAAACCGGGTGCGCCGTGAGGCAGAACTTACGAATTATCAATACAACCTGCAGGCAGAACTGGCGAGGTTGTTTGGCGAATTGCAAAAGCAAAGAGTTCAAATAAACTATTACCGCAATACAGCTTTACCGCAAGCCAATCTTATCATCACCCAGGCACAAAAAGCTTTTACTGCCGGTGAAATCGGTTACTATGAGTTGACGCAATCACTCAATAATGCCGTCATTGTAAAACAGGAATACACCAAACTTTTAAACCAATACAATCAAACCGTCATTGCTATCGAATTTATCGGCGGCATCAATTAA
- a CDS encoding DUF2911 domain-containing protein, whose translation MKSRFKLLLIGFLVVSLYQVTFAQKAEEVCYNPSLIKDTTKKSIKSMAFYIIDKDSIKIKYHSPGVRKRIIWGGLVPFDEVWVTGAHDATLLEMPKAFIVNGKKIAAGKYAFFTIPGEKEWILIINKNWQQHLASAYDEKEDIIRLKVKPLSVPHTERLQYTIEMPNQKIGKISIAWEKKKVELPFSISQ comes from the coding sequence ATGAAATCAAGATTTAAACTTTTACTTATCGGATTTTTGGTTGTCTCTCTTTACCAAGTCACTTTCGCACAAAAAGCAGAGGAAGTTTGCTATAATCCTAGTCTAATTAAGGATACAACCAAAAAGAGTATCAAGTCAATGGCATTTTACATCATTGATAAGGATAGCATCAAGATAAAATATCACTCACCCGGAGTTCGTAAAAGAATCATTTGGGGAGGCCTCGTTCCATTTGATGAGGTATGGGTAACAGGCGCCCATGATGCAACACTACTTGAAATGCCCAAAGCCTTTATCGTCAATGGAAAAAAAATAGCTGCCGGTAAATATGCCTTTTTTACAATACCAGGAGAAAAAGAATGGATACTCATCATTAATAAAAATTGGCAGCAACATCTTGCTTCTGCTTATGATGAGAAGGAGGATATCATACGATTAAAAGTAAAACCACTGAGCGTACCTCACACAGAAAGATTACAATACACAATTGAAATGCCTAATCAAAAAATAGGCAAAATCAGTATTGCATGGGAAAAGAAAAAAGTAGAACTCCCCTTCTCAATAAGTCAATAA
- a CDS encoding efflux RND transporter periplasmic adaptor subunit, with amino-acid sequence MRYITSFILSLILLLSCTTKKDTPKNSDTYYTCSMDPQVVEYQPGKCPICKMDLTPVKKKKGEKNDEIQLSDQQIQLGNIQTAAIQSGTIGDRLILTGTINFDQSKTTSISARIMGRIEKLYFKNLGDYVQSEAPLFDLYSEELNNAKQEYLLALDKKRKFSSNASIDFDQLIQSAKNKLILWGMSEESIKELATTKKASQVTTFYSKANGYITELAVKEGDYVMEGGLIVTLADLSTLWVEAQVYTSQMAQVNSNSAATVQIPDLDNTEIMGRIEFVNPEINPDTRINLIRITIPNSGKRLKPGMPAYVLLKSPKRQTLTLPIDAVIRDSKGATVWIQTKKNTFKNIMVQTGLESNDLIEIKSGLKEGDIVVLSGAYLLNSEYIFKKGADPMAGHQH; translated from the coding sequence ATGCGATATATAACCTCATTCATATTAAGTCTGATTTTACTACTATCCTGTACTACTAAAAAGGATACACCTAAAAATTCAGACACTTATTATACTTGCTCCATGGATCCTCAGGTTGTAGAATATCAACCCGGGAAATGCCCCATTTGCAAGATGGACTTAACGCCTGTCAAGAAAAAGAAGGGCGAAAAAAATGATGAAATCCAACTAAGTGATCAACAAATTCAATTAGGAAATATCCAAACAGCAGCTATTCAATCAGGCACAATCGGAGATCGGCTGATTCTAACGGGTACTATAAATTTTGATCAAAGTAAAACCACCTCTATTAGCGCAAGGATCATGGGTAGAATTGAAAAATTATATTTTAAAAATCTTGGCGACTATGTACAGAGTGAAGCTCCTTTATTTGATTTATACAGCGAAGAGCTGAATAATGCAAAACAAGAGTATCTCTTGGCACTGGATAAAAAACGAAAGTTCTCTTCAAATGCTTCAATCGATTTTGATCAACTAATTCAGAGTGCTAAAAACAAATTAATACTTTGGGGTATGTCAGAAGAGAGTATTAAAGAGTTAGCCACAACCAAGAAAGCCTCCCAAGTAACTACCTTTTATAGTAAAGCAAATGGATACATAACTGAACTAGCAGTGAAAGAAGGTGATTATGTCATGGAAGGAGGGCTTATTGTTACACTAGCTGATCTTTCTACTTTATGGGTAGAAGCACAAGTATATACTTCTCAGATGGCTCAAGTGAATAGCAATAGTGCCGCAACTGTTCAAATCCCCGATTTGGATAACACAGAAATTATGGGCCGCATTGAGTTTGTAAACCCAGAAATCAACCCCGATACAAGAATCAACTTAATCAGAATAACCATACCTAATTCTGGAAAAAGGTTGAAACCAGGTATGCCGGCTTACGTACTTCTGAAAAGCCCAAAAAGACAAACATTAACGCTGCCAATTGATGCAGTCATCAGAGATAGTAAGGGTGCAACTGTTTGGATACAGACCAAAAAGAATACTTTTAAAAATATTATGGTACAGACGGGTTTAGAGAGCAATGATCTGATTGAAATAAAGTCTGGACTTAAGGAAGGAGATATCGTCGTACTATCCGGCGCATATCTCTTAAACAGCGAATACATATTCAAAAAAGGTGCAGATCCTATGGCAGGACATCAACATTAA